The following are encoded in a window of Mumia flava genomic DNA:
- a CDS encoding ABC transporter permease — protein MPNQPLPGQERFVAPLEETPLQAVDSLDVDETPASQWKEAWKQLRKSPLFIASAVLLVLLAIVIAVPQAFTNTDPFHCVLGRQFEGPSPGHPFGFDRQGCDVWSRTLYGARASVAVGVLATLLVALVGGLTGAVAGYFGKNADAIISRVSDIFFAIPILLASIVVLSIFNNLYPDRGFWGGVGAVVLALALFGWPQITRIMRGSVLEVKNLEFVDAARAIGASNWTNLRRHIVPNALPPVIVTSTVSLGIFIVAEATLSFLGLGLPRSRVVSWGNDIAAAQVVIPSGENLQVMFVPAAALALTVLAFILLGDAVRDALDPKARKR, from the coding sequence ATGCCTAATCAACCGCTTCCCGGACAGGAGCGCTTCGTCGCTCCCCTCGAGGAGACGCCCCTGCAGGCGGTGGACTCCCTCGACGTCGACGAGACCCCTGCGAGCCAGTGGAAGGAGGCGTGGAAGCAGCTCCGCAAGAGCCCGCTGTTCATCGCCTCCGCCGTCCTGCTGGTCCTGCTGGCGATCGTGATCGCGGTCCCGCAGGCGTTCACGAACACCGATCCGTTCCACTGCGTCCTCGGGCGACAGTTCGAAGGGCCGTCGCCGGGCCACCCGTTCGGCTTCGACCGGCAGGGCTGCGACGTGTGGTCGCGCACCCTCTACGGGGCGCGCGCGTCGGTCGCCGTCGGTGTCCTCGCGACCCTGCTGGTCGCACTGGTCGGTGGGCTGACCGGCGCCGTCGCCGGTTACTTCGGCAAGAACGCGGACGCGATCATCTCGCGGGTCAGCGACATCTTCTTCGCCATCCCGATCCTGCTCGCGTCGATCGTCGTGCTGTCGATCTTCAACAACCTGTACCCGGATCGCGGGTTCTGGGGCGGCGTCGGAGCGGTCGTGCTGGCGCTGGCGTTGTTCGGCTGGCCGCAGATCACGAGGATCATGCGCGGCTCGGTGCTCGAGGTGAAGAACCTCGAGTTCGTCGATGCCGCTCGCGCGATCGGCGCCAGCAACTGGACGAACCTGCGCCGGCACATCGTCCCGAACGCCCTGCCTCCGGTGATCGTGACGTCGACCGTCTCGCTCGGCATCTTCATCGTGGCCGAGGCGACGCTGTCGTTCCTGGGCCTCGGTCTGCCGCGCTCACGCGTGGTCTCCTGGGGCAACGACATCGCGGCTGCGCAGGTCGTGATCCCGTCGGGCGAGAACCTCCAGGTGATGTTCGTCCCGGCGGCTGCGCTCGCGCTCACCGTGCTCGCGTTCATCCTGCTCGGCGACGCCGTGCGGGACGCGCTCGACCCGAAGGCGAGGAAGCGATGA
- a CDS encoding ABC transporter permease, whose translation MWWYTGKRLLQTIPVILGATLLIYALVFLRPGDPINGLFGDKPISDSVKAQIEAQYNLDKPFLLQWLLYLKGVFVGDFGMSYTGQPVIDLVKRAFPVTLKLAFMALIIEAVLGIIAGTIAGIRKGKLFDSTMLVVSLLVIAVPIFVFAFLLQLVFGVKLEWFPPTVGGNTSFYNLLLPAIVLGLVSFAYVLRLTRTSVYGNLTADHVRTARAKGLPEGVVVRRHVLRNSLIPVVTFLGVDLGALMAGAVVTEGIFNIPGVGNLAFQAIQRGENPTVVSVVTIMVLVYVLASLVVDLLYAWLDPRIRYA comes from the coding sequence ATGTGGTGGTACACCGGCAAACGACTGCTGCAGACCATCCCCGTCATCCTCGGGGCCACACTGCTCATCTACGCCCTGGTCTTCCTTCGACCGGGCGACCCGATCAACGGACTCTTCGGTGACAAGCCGATCTCCGACTCCGTCAAGGCCCAGATCGAGGCGCAGTACAACCTCGACAAGCCGTTCCTGCTCCAGTGGCTGCTGTACCTGAAGGGCGTCTTCGTCGGCGACTTCGGGATGTCCTACACCGGGCAGCCGGTCATCGACCTGGTGAAGCGGGCGTTCCCCGTCACCCTCAAGCTCGCGTTCATGGCCCTGATCATCGAGGCCGTGCTCGGCATCATCGCCGGCACCATCGCGGGCATCCGCAAGGGCAAGCTCTTCGACTCGACGATGCTCGTGGTCTCGCTGCTCGTGATCGCGGTGCCGATCTTCGTCTTCGCCTTCCTGCTCCAGCTGGTCTTCGGCGTGAAGCTGGAATGGTTCCCCCCGACCGTGGGCGGCAACACGTCGTTCTACAACCTGCTGCTCCCGGCGATCGTGCTCGGTCTGGTCTCGTTCGCCTACGTCTTACGCCTGACCCGGACGTCGGTCTACGGCAACCTCACCGCCGACCACGTCCGTACGGCCCGCGCCAAGGGGCTCCCCGAGGGCGTGGTGGTGCGCCGCCACGTGCTGCGCAACTCGCTGATCCCGGTCGTGACGTTCCTGGGTGTCGACCTCGGAGCCCTGATGGCCGGTGCGGTCGTGACCGAGGGCATCTTCAACATCCCCGGCGTGGGCAACCTCGCCTTCCAGGCGATCCAACGCGGCGAGAACCCGACCGTCGTCTCGGTGGTCACGATCATGGTGCTCGTCTACGTGCTGGCCAGCCTGGTCGTGGACCTGCTCTACGCCTGGCTCGACCCGAGGATCCGCTATGCCTAA
- a CDS encoding peptide ABC transporter substrate-binding protein translates to MRLSRRTRLAGVALLAAVGLTLTACGGGGSDDDTASTDAVITVDGSEPQNPLVPSMTNETGGGNVIDMIFAGLVTYEADGSSTLEVAESIESDDNKTWTVTLKDWSFSDGTPVTASSFVDAWNQGALSTNAHLNSYFYYPIQGFEEVQAENPKVDTMSGLEVVDDKTFTITLNQPESDFPARLGYSAFYPLPEAAFEDLQAYGENPVGNGPYMMDGEGAWQHDVQIALVPNEDYDGARQAQNAGLTFKFYTNLDAAYVDVQSGNLDVLKTVPDAYLTTFQDDNQVQPFSEPGSVFQSFTFAASMPGFGDDEEGHLRREAISMAIDRAEITEKIFADTRTPAVDFSSPLMPGFTEEIEGNEVVEFNPDEAKKLWAEADAIKPYNGTFQLAYNGDGGHEAWVEAVTNQISNNLGIKAEGKAYPTFDELRTDVTDRTIDIAFRTGWQPDYPSIFNYLAPLYGTGAGSNDGDYSNAEFDDLMSQASAAESDEEREQIYADAQAILMEDLPAIPLWYSNIAAVAADGVNDVEFNWQNLPEYQLLTK, encoded by the coding sequence ATGCGACTCTCCCGGCGTACTCGCCTGGCGGGCGTGGCGTTGCTCGCTGCAGTCGGTCTGACCCTGACCGCGTGCGGCGGCGGCGGGAGTGATGACGACACGGCCAGCACCGATGCCGTCATCACCGTCGACGGTTCTGAGCCCCAGAACCCGCTCGTTCCCTCGATGACGAACGAGACCGGTGGCGGCAACGTCATCGACATGATCTTCGCCGGCCTGGTCACGTACGAGGCCGACGGCTCGTCCACCCTCGAGGTCGCGGAGTCGATCGAGTCCGACGACAACAAGACCTGGACCGTCACGCTGAAGGACTGGTCGTTCAGCGACGGCACCCCCGTGACCGCGAGCTCGTTCGTGGACGCGTGGAACCAGGGCGCGCTGAGCACCAACGCTCACCTGAACAGCTACTTCTACTACCCGATCCAGGGCTTCGAGGAGGTTCAGGCCGAGAACCCGAAGGTCGACACGATGTCGGGCCTCGAGGTCGTCGACGACAAGACCTTCACCATCACCCTGAACCAGCCCGAGTCGGACTTCCCGGCGCGTCTGGGCTACTCGGCGTTCTACCCGCTGCCCGAGGCGGCCTTCGAGGACCTCCAGGCCTACGGCGAGAACCCGGTCGGCAACGGCCCGTACATGATGGACGGCGAGGGCGCGTGGCAGCACGACGTCCAGATCGCGCTGGTCCCGAACGAGGACTACGACGGCGCGCGCCAGGCGCAGAACGCCGGCCTGACGTTCAAGTTCTACACGAACCTGGACGCGGCCTACGTGGACGTCCAGTCGGGCAACCTCGACGTCCTGAAGACGGTTCCGGACGCCTACCTGACGACGTTCCAGGACGACAACCAGGTCCAGCCGTTCTCCGAGCCGGGCTCGGTCTTCCAGTCGTTCACCTTCGCGGCCTCGATGCCGGGCTTCGGTGACGACGAGGAGGGCCACCTCCGTCGCGAGGCCATCTCCATGGCCATCGACCGGGCCGAGATCACCGAGAAGATCTTCGCCGACACCCGTACGCCTGCGGTCGACTTCAGCTCGCCGCTGATGCCGGGCTTCACCGAGGAGATCGAGGGCAACGAGGTCGTGGAGTTCAACCCGGACGAGGCCAAGAAGCTCTGGGCCGAGGCCGACGCGATCAAGCCCTACAACGGCACCTTCCAGCTCGCCTACAACGGCGACGGCGGCCACGAGGCCTGGGTCGAGGCCGTGACCAACCAGATCTCCAACAACCTGGGGATCAAGGCCGAGGGCAAGGCGTACCCGACGTTCGACGAGCTTCGGACCGACGTCACCGACCGGACGATCGACATCGCGTTCCGGACCGGCTGGCAGCCGGACTACCCGTCGATCTTCAACTACCTCGCGCCGCTGTACGGCACGGGGGCCGGCTCGAACGACGGCGACTACTCGAACGCCGAGTTCGACGACCTGATGAGCCAGGCGTCGGCGGCGGAGTCCGACGAGGAGCGTGAGCAGATCTACGCGGACGCCCAGGCGATCCTCATGGAGGACCTCCCGGCCATCCCGCTGTGGTACTCGAACATCGCCGCGGTCGCCGCGGACGGCGTCAACGACGTCGAGTTCAACTGGCAGAACCTGCCGGAGTACCAGCTCCTCACCAAGTAA
- a CDS encoding electron transfer flavoprotein subunit alpha/FixB family protein: MSEILVLVDHVDGSVRKTTAELLTIARRLGTPSAVFIGSGADAAQAALAQYGAETVYVLDAPELSEFLVAPKAEALAQLVADKQPGAVLISSSAEGKEIAGRLAIKTESGVITDAVDVVAEGDGVKTTQSVFAGGFTVDATVTHGTPIVAVKPNSATPEEASGAATLEPVSVTVSDAAKGAKITDSKPREATGRPELTEAAIVVSGGRGTGGDFSQVEAFADSLGAAVGASRAAVDSGWYPHSFQVGQTGKTVSPQLYVANGISGAIQHRAGMQTSKTIVAVNKDPEAPIFELVDFGVVGDLKEVLPQATDEVTKRKG; the protein is encoded by the coding sequence ATGAGTGAGATCCTCGTTCTCGTCGACCACGTCGACGGTTCCGTCCGCAAGACCACTGCTGAGCTCCTGACGATCGCCCGTCGCCTCGGGACGCCGTCGGCCGTCTTCATCGGCTCCGGCGCCGACGCGGCCCAGGCCGCGCTGGCGCAGTACGGCGCCGAGACGGTCTACGTCCTGGACGCGCCGGAGCTGTCGGAGTTCCTCGTCGCCCCCAAGGCCGAGGCGCTGGCCCAGCTCGTCGCCGACAAGCAGCCCGGCGCGGTGCTGATCTCCAGCTCCGCGGAGGGCAAGGAGATCGCCGGACGTCTGGCGATCAAGACCGAGTCGGGCGTCATCACCGACGCCGTGGACGTCGTCGCCGAGGGTGACGGGGTCAAGACGACCCAGTCGGTCTTCGCCGGCGGGTTCACCGTCGACGCGACCGTCACCCACGGCACCCCGATCGTGGCGGTCAAGCCGAACTCCGCCACCCCGGAGGAGGCGTCGGGCGCCGCGACTCTCGAGCCGGTCTCGGTGACGGTCTCCGACGCCGCGAAGGGCGCGAAGATCACCGACTCCAAGCCGCGTGAGGCGACCGGTCGTCCGGAGCTGACCGAGGCGGCGATCGTCGTCTCCGGCGGCCGTGGCACCGGGGGCGACTTCTCGCAGGTCGAGGCCTTCGCGGACTCGCTGGGGGCCGCTGTCGGCGCCTCGCGCGCCGCTGTGGACTCGGGCTGGTACCCGCACAGCTTCCAGGTCGGGCAGACCGGCAAGACGGTCTCGCCGCAGCTGTACGTCGCCAACGGCATCTCCGGCGCGATCCAGCACCGCGCCGGGATGCAGACCTCGAAGACGATCGTCGCGGTCAACAAGGACCCCGAGGCTCCGATCTTCGAGCTGGTCGACTTCGGCGTCGTCGGCGACCTCAAGGAGGTTCTGCCGCAGGCGACCGACGAGGTCACCAAGCGCAAGGGCTGA
- a CDS encoding electron transfer flavoprotein subunit beta/FixA family protein, translated as MNIVVCVKYVPDATADRSFDASDNTVDREGVDGLLSELDEYAVEQALQVAEENDGEVTVVTVGPADAADAVRKALQMGADAGVHVEDDTIAGSDAVATSLVLAKAIEKLEHDLVFFGMSSTDGLMGVVPTMVAERLGLPAVTFASEVTVDGSTVTVRRDGDTATETITASAPAVVSVTDQSGEPRYPSFKGIMAAKKKPVEDLTLDDLGIEASQVGLDAAWTKVLSFAERPPRTAGEIVTDEGDGGVKLAEFLASKKFV; from the coding sequence ATGAACATCGTCGTCTGTGTGAAGTACGTACCGGACGCCACGGCGGACCGGTCCTTTGATGCGTCGGACAACACCGTCGACCGCGAGGGCGTGGACGGTCTGCTGTCCGAGCTCGACGAGTACGCGGTCGAGCAGGCGCTGCAGGTCGCCGAGGAGAACGACGGTGAGGTCACCGTCGTCACCGTCGGCCCTGCCGACGCCGCCGACGCCGTCCGCAAGGCCCTGCAGATGGGCGCCGACGCCGGCGTCCACGTCGAGGACGACACGATCGCCGGCTCGGACGCCGTCGCGACGTCGCTGGTCCTCGCGAAGGCGATCGAGAAGCTCGAGCACGACCTCGTGTTCTTCGGGATGAGCTCGACCGACGGTCTCATGGGCGTCGTCCCGACCATGGTCGCCGAGCGCCTCGGCCTGCCGGCCGTGACGTTCGCCTCCGAGGTGACCGTCGACGGCAGCACGGTGACGGTGCGCCGTGACGGCGACACCGCGACCGAGACGATCACGGCCTCCGCGCCGGCCGTCGTGTCGGTCACCGACCAGTCCGGCGAGCCTCGCTACCCCTCGTTCAAGGGGATCATGGCGGCGAAGAAGAAGCCGGTCGAGGACCTGACGCTCGACGACCTCGGGATCGAGGCCTCCCAGGTCGGCCTGGACGCCGCCTGGACGAAGGTCCTGTCCTTCGCCGAGCGTCCGCCGCGGACCGCCGGCGAGATCGTCACCGACGAGGGCGACGGCGGCGTGAAGCTCGCCGAGTTCCTCGCCTCGAAGAAGTTCGTCTGA
- a CDS encoding DUF6069 family protein produces MSYDQPPYEPGDARPSDGGPQTPSGLTIDPGRLWAGGVATAVVAGLAAVVGLLVCRGVFDIPVFVPDSAGGWDVASTVPYAFGAAAAALLATALMHLLLIATPRPKLFFGWIATLITVIVGVLPFTVDIDVSEQIASAAVGVLIAIVIATLVSGTASRSVKTGVA; encoded by the coding sequence ATGAGCTACGACCAGCCCCCGTACGAGCCCGGCGACGCGCGGCCGAGCGACGGTGGACCCCAGACGCCGAGCGGTCTGACGATCGACCCGGGCCGGCTCTGGGCGGGTGGGGTCGCGACCGCCGTCGTCGCCGGACTCGCCGCGGTGGTGGGTCTGCTGGTCTGCCGCGGGGTCTTCGACATCCCGGTCTTCGTGCCCGACAGCGCGGGTGGGTGGGACGTCGCCTCGACCGTGCCGTACGCGTTCGGTGCGGCCGCCGCCGCGCTGCTCGCGACCGCGCTGATGCACCTCCTGCTGATCGCGACCCCGCGCCCGAAGCTGTTCTTCGGGTGGATCGCGACCCTGATCACGGTGATCGTCGGTGTCCTCCCGTTCACCGTCGACATCGACGTGTCCGAGCAGATCGCGTCGGCGGCGGTCGGAGTCCTGATCGCGATCGTGATCGCGACTCTGGTCTCAGGGACGGCCTCGCGGTCGGTCAAGACCGGCGTGGCCTGA
- a CDS encoding class I SAM-dependent methyltransferase, producing the protein MPAPEPRPQMVITGERTVPGLWHENYWFRRHEIVYEAIADRVADRRVLEAGCGEGYGADLLARTAAAVVALDYDAYATGHVRTAYPLLRVLRGNLVSLPFTDGAFDVVVSLQTIEHLWSQEAFLAECVRVLRPGGTLVVSTPNTLTFPPGNPYHPNELDPDQLRALVARHATVTQYAGLRHGARLTTWEREHGSIVEAQIAGPYASWPEPVATCVASVTTADFALAEDDLATSLDLVISARV; encoded by the coding sequence ATGCCCGCGCCCGAGCCTCGTCCGCAGATGGTCATCACCGGTGAGCGGACGGTGCCGGGGCTCTGGCACGAGAACTACTGGTTCCGGCGTCACGAGATCGTCTACGAGGCGATCGCCGACCGGGTCGCTGATCGCCGGGTGCTCGAGGCCGGGTGCGGCGAGGGGTACGGAGCGGACCTGCTCGCCCGGACCGCCGCTGCGGTCGTCGCGCTCGACTACGACGCGTACGCGACCGGGCACGTCCGCACCGCCTATCCCCTGCTCCGGGTTCTGCGCGGCAACCTCGTGAGCCTGCCGTTCACGGACGGCGCGTTCGACGTGGTCGTGAGCCTGCAGACGATCGAGCACCTGTGGAGCCAGGAGGCGTTCCTCGCCGAGTGCGTGCGTGTCCTCCGTCCGGGCGGCACGCTCGTCGTCAGCACGCCGAACACCCTGACCTTCCCGCCCGGCAACCCGTACCACCCGAACGAGCTCGACCCCGACCAGCTCCGCGCTCTGGTGGCGCGGCACGCGACGGTCACCCAGTACGCGGGGCTGCGGCACGGAGCCCGGCTGACGACGTGGGAGCGCGAGCACGGTTCGATCGTCGAGGCCCAGATCGCGGGGCCGTACGCCTCGTGGCCCGAGCCCGTCGCCACCTGCGTCGCGTCGGTCACCACGGCCGACTTCGCGCTCGCGGAGGACGATCTCGCCACCTCGCTGGACCTCGTGATCAGCGCCCGGGTCTGA
- a CDS encoding ClpP family protease, with translation MSHDNAPPQFDSTTRQQLLARRVLVLDGVLDDDNGALLSAQLISLAADDPDADVALWIHSPGGSVPSMLALRDLVRIVPCDVATLALGLACSAGQFLLSAGTPGKRYALPHARVLMHQGSAGIGGSAVEIEVQADDLRHTRDTVLGLIASDTGQPVERIFEDSLHDRWYTAEQARAYGFVDAVVDSFDQVMPRRRRTVGMGVAGREAVR, from the coding sequence ATGAGCCACGACAACGCACCGCCCCAGTTCGACTCCACCACCCGCCAGCAGCTCCTCGCCCGACGTGTCCTCGTCCTCGACGGCGTCCTGGACGACGACAACGGTGCTCTGCTGTCGGCCCAGCTGATCTCGCTCGCGGCCGACGACCCGGATGCGGACGTCGCGCTGTGGATCCACTCCCCCGGCGGGTCCGTCCCGTCGATGCTCGCCCTGCGCGACCTCGTACGGATCGTGCCGTGCGACGTCGCGACCCTGGCACTCGGCCTCGCGTGCAGCGCGGGCCAGTTCCTGCTGTCGGCGGGGACGCCCGGCAAGCGGTACGCGCTCCCGCACGCCCGCGTCCTCATGCACCAGGGTTCCGCCGGCATCGGCGGGAGCGCCGTCGAGATCGAGGTCCAGGCCGACGACCTGCGGCACACCCGCGACACCGTGCTCGGCCTGATCGCCTCCGACACCGGACAGCCGGTGGAGCGGATCTTCGAGGACTCGCTGCACGACCGGTGGTACACGGCCGAGCAGGCCCGGGCGTACGGGTTCGTCGACGCGGTCGTCGACTCCTTCGACCAGGTGATGCCGCGGAGGCGCCGCACCGTCGGGATGGGCGTCGCGGGGCGGGAGGCCGTGCGATGA
- a CDS encoding ClpP family protease, whose translation MSSYTIPNVIAQHPRGERIMDVYSHLLSERIVYLGTGVDAGVANALIAQLLHLEADSPDAEISLYVNCEGGDETAMLAVYDTMQHIRSPIATVCVGQAIAGGAVLVAGGTPGKRATLPHARFVLHQPAARGQGTIPDLILQADEVVRVRNEMEQILAAHTGQTAATLRHDTDRDRVFSASAARAYGLVDVVLEAPVRPRGPAAPHPASAPL comes from the coding sequence ATGAGCAGCTACACGATCCCCAACGTGATCGCCCAGCACCCGCGCGGCGAACGGATCATGGACGTCTACTCGCACCTGCTCAGCGAGCGGATCGTCTACCTCGGCACGGGCGTGGACGCCGGCGTCGCGAATGCTCTGATCGCCCAGCTGCTTCATCTGGAGGCCGACTCGCCTGATGCCGAGATCAGTCTCTACGTGAACTGCGAAGGCGGCGACGAGACCGCCATGCTCGCCGTCTACGACACGATGCAGCACATCCGCTCCCCCATCGCCACCGTCTGCGTCGGGCAGGCGATCGCCGGCGGCGCGGTCCTGGTCGCGGGTGGGACGCCGGGCAAGCGCGCGACGCTCCCGCACGCACGGTTCGTGCTGCACCAGCCGGCGGCACGCGGGCAGGGGACGATCCCGGACCTCATTCTCCAGGCCGACGAGGTCGTGCGCGTCCGCAACGAGATGGAGCAGATCCTCGCCGCCCACACCGGCCAGACCGCGGCCACGCTGCGACACGACACCGACCGCGACCGGGTGTTCTCGGCGAGCGCGGCCCGGGCGTACGGCCTGGTCGACGTGGTGCTCGAGGCGCCGGTCAGGCCGCGCGGGCCTGCGGCGCCCCACCCTGCGTCGGCCCCGCTGTAG
- a CDS encoding helix-turn-helix domain-containing protein, whose product MGDLIRFEPREQPREHTPRSDAHAPSSRIPGRTAPRAPLDEPEPLWRVVLGRRLRALRLERGQRLADTAGAAGISVQYLSEVERGLKEPSSEIVAAVAGALGCTLLDLTAGVSLDLRSRTVSRGAGPTAGPTQGGAPQARAA is encoded by the coding sequence ATGGGCGACCTGATCCGGTTCGAGCCACGCGAGCAGCCACGCGAGCACACTCCGCGATCCGACGCGCACGCACCGTCGTCGCGGATCCCTGGTCGTACGGCGCCGCGCGCGCCGCTCGACGAGCCGGAGCCGCTGTGGCGGGTCGTGCTCGGTCGCCGGCTCCGTGCCCTGCGGCTCGAGAGGGGCCAGAGGCTCGCTGACACCGCCGGTGCTGCGGGGATCTCGGTCCAGTACCTGTCCGAGGTCGAGCGCGGCCTCAAGGAGCCGTCGAGCGAGATCGTCGCGGCCGTCGCCGGTGCCCTGGGCTGCACGCTGCTCGACCTGACCGCCGGGGTGAGCCTCGACCTGCGCAGCCGGACCGTTTCCCGCGGCGCCGGCCCTACAGCGGGGCCGACGCAGGGTGGGGCGCCGCAGGCCCGCGCGGCCTGA